From Bos indicus isolate NIAB-ARS_2022 breed Sahiwal x Tharparkar chromosome X, NIAB-ARS_B.indTharparkar_mat_pri_1.0, whole genome shotgun sequence:
TGTTTTTTCTAAAGATAACAAAGGTCAAAAGGCATCCAGCATTTTCTGGTTTCTCATAAGCTTCTGGTCAATATTTAATCTGgtttatggatttttttaagGTCTTCTAGATGCCTTCTTGAGCCTGCTTGTGGCCACCCACAGACACTTGTAAGGAGGAGAGAAGTCAGCCTGGCAGAGACACTGTGAAATGAGGGATTAGAGGCCGGGATCCAAGGAGCCAAAGCTACAGCCAGCAGACAAGGGAGCCTGCCCTGAAGCCGCGTGTGCTGAGAGGTCTACCATGGCCTCTCTTGGCCTCCAGCTTGTAGGCTACGTCCTGGGCCTTCTGGGGCTGTTGGGCACCGTGATTGCCATGCTGCTCCCCAGCTGGCGAACAAGCTCCTATGTTGGTGCCAGCATTGTGACTGCGGTTGGCTTCTCCAAGGGCCTCTGGATGGAGTGTGCAACACACAGCACAGGCATCACCCAGTGTGACATCTACAGCACCATGCTAGGCCTGCCCGCTGACATCCAAGCTGCCCAGGCCATGATGGTGACATCCAGCGCCATGTCCTCCTTGGCATGCATTGTCTCTGTGGTGGGCATGAGATGCACAGTCTTCTTCCAGGAGTCTCGAGCCAAAGACAGAGTGGCGGTTGTGGGCGGAGTCTTCTTCATCCTTGGAGGCCTCCTGGGCTTCATTCCTGTTGCCTGGAATCTTCACGGGATCTTGCGAGACTTCTACTCCCCGCTGGTGCCTGACAGCATGAAATTTGAGATCGGAGAGGCTCTTTACCTGGGCATTATTTCCTCCCTGTTCTCCCTGATAGCTGGAAtcttcctctgcttttcctgCTCACCCCAGGGAAATCGCTCCAACTACTACGATGCCTACCAGGCCCAGCCCCTGGCCACTAGGAGCTCTCCAAGGCCTGGTCAAGCGCCGAAAGGCAAGAGTGAGTTTAACTCCTACAGCCTGACGGGGTATGTGTGAAGAACCAGGGGCCAGAGCTGGGGGTGGTGGCTGGGTCTGTGAACACCAGtggacacccccctcccccaggcccacaGGTGAGGGATATTGGCACTGGATCGTGTCAGAAGGTGCTGCTGAAGATAGACTGACTTTGGCCACTGGATCAAACAAAGGCAGAAACAGGAGCTGGTGTGACAGGATGCGGGTTAAACTGTCAAGACTCTTGCTAAGCCAGACTTTCTGTTTCCTTCATCTTggcaccctccacccccaccccagccctcaaaTACCCAACCCTAAACTCCAACCACCCCCCTCCAGAAGCCAGGCCCCAGCATCTCCCCTTTACCCTTTGATTTACCTGGGAGTCCATCCAAAAGCCCACTAAGTACGTCCCACTGACTGACCCTCTCTGTGATCAAAGACCCTTCCTCTTGCAGAGGTTGGCTCTTAGCTCATtgctgggggatgggggtgggtgcaAACGGGTGGTGGCTCCTATGGGCATGGCGCTAATCTCCTTTGCAAGCCTCCCTCCAAACAAACTGATTGGCCAGTAATGGGCCCTGGAGCCTCCTCCATCCCACTCTTATGACTCCATATGTCTAGACTGAATGTGTCTAACTGAATGTGTATGAACTGAAATAAAGCCACCCCACTGTACTGAGGGAACAGAAAGCAATGGGGTGGAGGATGAGAGGACAAGGACCAAAGctgaggaccaaaaaaaaaaaaaggccagaatCACGGCCCAGGGACTTAGCTTCCAGAGAGAGGAAAGCACAAGGAAAGAACATATGACAGAGCACTGAAGGCGGCAGCAGACTCTGACTGTACCAAGGAGCTCCCTCAAAAGCTACAGCTCCAACTTGCACTGAAGCCCCTGTCTCCCTCTGACCTGGCGTCCTGCTAACAACAGGCAAAAGGGCCTGCACAATGGTTTCTGTAGGGAAAGGAAACTGGTTTGGTTTAGAGATGGCCCTTGGCTGGGGGTGACAGCATGGGAGCACGGGTGGACACGGGTGGGAACTACAATGAGTGTTTCTATTGGGCCAGAGAGGGGCAGCCCCCAGGAGAGTCTTCAGGCTTAATGGAGAAGCAGCCTGAAGACTGAGATCAGGCCCCCGGGGTCTGCCCACAGAGCACAGTAGCACCTCCGAAAGACCACAGCCCCAGGTGGGCCCCCTGTCAGTCACCTTCATGTTCTCCCCATCATCCTTTACCAGACATGGTGGAATTGCTAGAAGGCATCAAAGGGCTCCAGCAGGGAGTCATCCTGACCCAGGTGCCGTGGCCCTCATCTGAGTGACAGCTGAATTGCCGCCTGGGATTTTTGTTGAGATGGAAGAGTAGAGGATTCCCAGGCAGATAGTTTCAGCTCCAAGACTTCAAAATGCCCCCTTTcccctgggggtggaggtggggtgacAGTCACAAACAAACCATAGGCTTGAGCATGACTAGCTTCTGACAAACTCCAGTACACTGCCCCAAACCTCAGCGCCAGCAGAAGGGGTCCAGTCATTGTAACATGTCTTTCACAGTTCTTGCCTGTATTTAAGCTCCTCTTCTAAGCGGGAAGGCCCTCTCCCCTTAGCCAAGTCTTCCTCATGCTTGGAGAAGTCACTGGGCACCGCCTCCTTCACTGAGCCTCCTCTGACCACTCCGTCCCTCTCCTACTCCTCCATCCTCCAACCCTCAATGTAAAAAATCACTCTTTGATGCTTATTATTCACAATTTTTGATGGATAATTATCTTTCCATGTGTATGTAACTGATTTCACAAGTACATTGTAAACTCTTGAAGGGTAGGGTCCATATCTTAGCCATGTGTATATTTCTCAGACTATCTGTAAGAGTGCTGAGCACATAGTAGGTGATCAATAAACACTTGTTGATTGAACAACTGTTTTATTAATTCTAATTAATTCAGACAGGGCAGGTGTGACTGAGGGAACTGGGCGAAGGGGAGGGTAGAATAAAAATTGGTTTTTCTCCCCACTAGGTGAATAGAAAATTCTAGACCTTACTGGAGACATTAAGAAAGCAGGACGTTCTTGCCCCTTCTTAGGGAAACATTAACCTTTTCATAATGTCCAGGGACCCTCCCTTCTTACAAGTTATTTCTTTTAAGTTATTTGCTAAATGCTTACATATTTATTCCACTCATCTCTGAACCACCATTATGAGGAAGGTGAAATAGATCAGCAAAGCTCCATTTGGCAGATGGAGAAACTAAGGCACATATCAGTAAAGAGATTTTTGTAGGGCCACACTGCTCGTATAGGTGCCTGAGTCTCCTGACTCCCAAAATAGGACTCTGCCAATCAAGCAATATTCACAGCCAGTACTGAAAGCCTGCCAGAGGTTGCAAGTTGTCTGAGGAAAACAATGCATGGCCAGTAAGGTAACAATGGGGACATATAGGGTCTGCTGGTCTCCCATGAGAGAAATCTGGGTGAGTAGGACCAATTCACTGAGTGAACCACTTGGAACTGCCTATCCTGCCCTGCTGGTCAATTGGCCAGCCTGGGTCCAGCTAACTGGCCCATTAGGGGGAATGCCAAGCTTACATTTAAATAAGACGTGACACCTCAACTCCAATTCCTCTACCTCTGGAGGTGTGGGAGTTTGGAAAGCCAATGATTTAGCACTGTTCTAACCTCATTGGGAATTAACCAAGTTTGATGTGTAAACATGTTGACTGTGGCAACCCTAATAAGAATGGAGCCCTACAAGACTCAGCCTCCCCAGTCCCTAGACCTGGTGGGCCTCAGCACACAGGAGCCTGTTATAGGACACACTACCCTTACATTTCTGAGGTGAGTCTTCTTTGTGGCAGAGGCTAGGACCCTACCATCCAATCCCATTTAGAGGGAATAGTGGCAGGCAGGAGTaagggcagtggggagagggctCTCTGAACACATGTTTAACAAGAGGTCATATCTCTGGCCTGGTACCAAGAACCCCAGGGCCCTTGACTGGGGGCCGCTGGAGTTTGGTAAATGGGTTAGCCTTGCTGACTCTGCtgggctgtgtgtgcttagtcactcagtcgtgtccaactctttgtgaccccatggactgtagcctgccaggctcctctgcccatgggatttcccaggcaagaatactggagtgggttgccatttcttccaccaggggatctttctgacgtAGGGGTTGAACCTGCGGCTCCTGCCTCATCTCCTatgttgtaggtggattctttaccgtctgagccagtgGGTTGCAACCTGATATGGACTCTGATGACCCACCACCTGGTAGCCAAAGCCCTTTCAGATCCATGATTTCACTGCCTCCTCCAAATACCCCCAATGAAGCAGGTCTTTTACAGGAGACAAaagggaggcccagagaggtgagtaAATTCCTTAAAGTCACAGTGTCAGAATCTGAACATAACCTTGGAAACCTATCCCACACTAAACGTGGGTCTGGGATTCTGTCTCAGAAGGTGTAAGTGGGGTGCGGCCTGTGACTCTTCAAATTCCTGCCACCTTCCTGCTCCTGTCTTTCACTACAGTATAAGGGCTTTTGAGGAAAATAGGGCACAGAGCTTCCGGTAATGTTAGATTGAGGCTTGTCTGAGAGCTCCTCCTTTCTTTTAATTTGGGAAGATTCTATGGAAGGAGTTAGACATTCATTGTCAACTAGAAAAACTGGGACAGGCGTGATAAAGAGCAAGTGATCCTTTTGGGTGGTTGAGCAAGAAAAGCCTTGCTCTAGCTACTTTCCCAGAACTCTGGGTCCAAGTTTAACAGCTTTCAGGTCACCCCATTGCCTTCCGTCATAAAGTAATTTAGATTAGCCACAGACCCAGGGACAGTGAAGGCCATTGCATCTATTCCCTGGCCTCACAGTTCTGACCCTTGCACAAGGAGAGATGTTTCTGCCTTCCCTCATTCCTCTGATAATGGTGTGACTCATGGTTTTTTCCCCTGGGGGCCCTACTGACCCACAGCTATGTGATTATTAATAGGGGAGGAGGAGGCCAAAACTGGCTTCTTGGTGGAAAGATGAACTCCAACTTTCTGAAAGACCTTCATTCAGCCAGTCAAACAGCCATCCAGCCAGCTCTCCAGCTGGCAAGCTACCAACCGGCACACACCAACTGCCCTCTTACCTGGTGGCAGGCAATGTGCTGAAGGCTTTGACGGTAACAAGGGTGAACAAGGTAACGTCTGTGCCTAGTAGCAGGTGATACTTGATCTATGGGAGATAAGACACGCACACCCACCTGTGGTACAAGATATAATATGGCCTATCTTGTGAGAGATAAGGAAAAGTGTCACAAGATAGGGGTATATCAGGGGCTAGTTAAAAACAGTTTGAAAATCCCCTAGATCCCAATCCATAGGAAAGGAGGGTCTGGCACTACTTGAGCTTCTGGGGGAAGGATGATCAAACAAAGAAAACTGCTTCCTCCAGCTGAAGGGCCATAGGGAATAGAGAAGTAGGGAGAGGGCTACACTAAGAAAGAAACAGGGGTATGCCACACAGCTAACCTGCGCGCTCCTGAGTTTGCCTCACAGGACCCTAAGTGGCTCTAATGGAGAGAGAGACACTGGGGCTCAGCCTCTCCCccctcatctccttctcctggtcAGGGTTCCGGAAACTGCTGGAAGCAGCAGAGGCAGTGTCCATCCAGGTAACCTGAGGCCTTTGGGCTCTCGACCAGAGGAGAAACATGTCTGTAcatgggagaagggagagaggagggggcaaGTGCTAAAGGAAGCCAAATGAGGCCTCGCAGGGTCAACCACTCAGCCCTACGCTCATGGATGTGGGCTTCTTTCATGCCTGCAGCTGCCCACTCTGAGACATGCAGACCCCAGGCTGGAAAGTCCATGTGCTTCTCTTCAGCAGGCTTTGAGCTAATCTAAAGCCTTTGCCAAGTCTGGTCTCACGGCCCCAGCGAGCGGCTTTCAGCTTTGATGAGAATTTCTGTTATCTCAATGGGAAGGTGGGGGGCGAACTTCAAACAGGAAGTCCAGCAGGTTATCTCTCTCTCTTGCCCTAAAACGTGGCTACCTACATGCTATGATATGATCACTGATAAAATATTAACAGGATGTTATCAGGAACAGCTATACAAAAACTATAATCTGACCACCCCCTCCACCTCATACGACCCACCACCTTCCTGAGAATTGCAGCTCAGGAATTCCTAGTTAAAACTTGCCTACAATTCCCTGCTCTAGGCCTCATTTCTCTGCAAGACAAGCAGGAGTTTCTTAGGGCTTGACAAAGCAGGAAGTCACCATACAAGGGCAATCCAGGAGGTGCTGCTTTCCTGTCATCCTGAAAGTCCCATTCCTCCACTACAGCATCCTCATCACCTTATAAGTCACTTCTTAGGAGGGCCTTGAAGAACTTTCTCTTCATAAATAAGGCCTTGTGGAGAAAACCTTGAGAAAACTCACAGGCTTTCAAATAGACATTAGGGAGTGAAATTTGGGTGTGAAACAAGATGCCAAATGAGTGTGAGTAGTGTGGCAGGCAAGCCAGCATTTCAGCTTTAATTCCTTTTCTCCAATTCTGCtttcagtttagtcgctaagtcatgtccgactcttttgctatcctctggactatagctggccaggctcctctttccatgggatttcccaggcaagaatcctggagagggttgccatttccttctccaggggatcttcctgacccagggattgaacctgcatcgcctgccttggcaggtgtattcttaccactgagccaccagggaagcccagtgctttCAGAGTCTgtgatatttgacaaaattctgtGTGGGTTGCTCAGGAGAAAGGCCAGTCACACCAAAAGTACAAAGAGAAGATGCTCTTGACTTGATTTCTGGAATTATACAATGGGATGCAGAAGGATGGATCAGCAACCCCACAGAGGATATCTGAGGATATTATGAGGACTCTGCTCCCCTGGTTTTAAAGGCACTGAAGGCCCTGAATAAAAAGCAAGTATATTTTCTGGGAAGAAACATACATTCAGTCATAGATTAACCATTAACACCATAATTTGCACTAGTTTCTCAGTTTAACCCTTAAAAGAGCCAAAACGAGATGAGGCCaatgagtttaaaaaatataacattaatTCAGAGACTATGGACACGAATTTGGGGGGCCAGGGGATGTctctgagtaacacacacacccccttcaACGAAATGATTCAATAGCTTTAAAAATGGAGATGAGgtaggaatcaaaaaaaaaagagacaagatgAGAAAGGCAGAGCCATCTTCCCCTTGGCAATTTCAGACACATCTCGTGTGGTTAATTTTACTCTTCTGTGTGTAATAATAAACCAATATGTTCTCAAGTGTCACTTTCTCACTCCCCAAGAGACTTGCTCAGCTCAGCACTGTCTAGAGGGGGTGGTGCAAAGGAGCCAGTGGGGACACTCGAAAGCAGAGGCCAACAATTCCAAGACCTCCTGGAGTGTAAGAATAGGATCTTAGTGGCTGTTTTGGTATCAGGAAAGCTGCCAAGCAATGGCCCCGAGTAAAAACCCAGTCAAGAGGAAATGAATCTCCACATTGTTTGGAAGCGTATTCGTTACATAAGTGAAAGATTTCCTGATCATGAGGGCAGTTAAACATTGTGTGGGATTATGAACTTTCTTCCTTGGACATTACTTTTAGTGTGGGCTGGTGGTAGCATTTTCTTATCAAGAGGAAGAAGACGAGACCGATAGTTTTTAAGATAGTAGGGGATAGTGGGAAAATAGCCTGGGCTTTGGGAGCTCTTCAGCTGCACTCTTAGCTGTGTAGCCTCggggagtgagtgaaagtcgatcagtcatgtctgactttgtgatctcatggatggtagactgccaggttcctctgcctatggaattttccaggcaacaatactggagtgggttgtcattcccctctccaagggatcttcccaacccagggattgaacctgggtctcctgaattgtaggcagattcttcaccatctgaaccaccagtcACTTTTAATTCTTTacactttagtttcctcatcgGTAAAACGGGGATTATACTTGCCTCTCAGTGTGGTCATGGCATATAGTAAGACCTCAATAAATGGTTAACTGTATTCTAAGCAtcagctcagtcagtcagttcagtcgctcagtcatgtctgactctttgtgaccccatggattacagcacgccaggcctccctgtccatcattaactcccagagtttactcaaactcgtgtccattgagttggtgatgccatctaaccatctcatcctctgtcggccccttctcctcccaccttcaatctttcctagcatcagggtcttttcaaatgggtcagctctttgcatcaggtggccaaagtattggagtttcagcttcaacatcagtccttccaatcaattcaggactgatttcctttaggatggactggttgggtctccttgcattccaagggtatctcaaaagtcttctccaacaccacagttcaaaagcatcaattctaagcATATTGGTGACCTAAAAAGTCATGCCAAAGTTCACTAAAAATGTGTCATGTGTCTTTGGGGAATGGAGACAGACAAAGTACATTTTCTACCACAGATCGGAATCTACATTAACAGGGGGATATTCTTTTTTCCAGGCCAAAACTTCTCAAGATTCTTCCCCAAAG
This genomic window contains:
- the CLDN2 gene encoding claudin-2; protein product: MASLGLQLVGYVLGLLGLLGTVIAMLLPSWRTSSYVGASIVTAVGFSKGLWMECATHSTGITQCDIYSTMLGLPADIQAAQAMMVTSSAMSSLACIVSVVGMRCTVFFQESRAKDRVAVVGGVFFILGGLLGFIPVAWNLHGILRDFYSPLVPDSMKFEIGEALYLGIISSLFSLIAGIFLCFSCSPQGNRSNYYDAYQAQPLATRSSPRPGQAPKGKSEFNSYSLTGYV